One Anaerolineales bacterium DNA segment encodes these proteins:
- a CDS encoding dienelactone hydrolase family protein — protein sequence MKTSIKSGLLTLPKSGTGPAIMLLPAWWGLNDFFKNLSTRLARNGYVVWTSDYYGGKHASSFKEAYAFKAKLNQKKVFGALRSTVEELRHSGFVTRDTLSVIGFSMGARFALELSEANPKSISEVVIYYGTSIIDYSKTRASYQGHFAEKDEWFAASGVEKLRKLLQKRGREVDFYTYKGTKHWFFELNRKDRFNRKEAELAWKRTLLFLRNHK from the coding sequence ATGAAAACATCAATAAAGTCCGGATTGTTGACATTGCCAAAATCGGGAACAGGCCCAGCAATAATGCTGCTTCCGGCTTGGTGGGGATTAAATGATTTCTTTAAAAACTTATCCACGCGTTTGGCAAGAAATGGCTATGTGGTTTGGACATCCGACTATTACGGAGGTAAACACGCATCTTCCTTCAAAGAAGCATATGCTTTTAAAGCCAAATTAAACCAAAAAAAGGTTTTTGGCGCTTTGCGATCAACTGTCGAAGAATTGCGTCATTCCGGCTTTGTCACAAGGGATACCCTATCGGTAATCGGATTTTCCATGGGCGCCAGATTCGCATTGGAATTATCCGAAGCAAACCCCAAATCCATATCAGAGGTGGTTATTTATTATGGTACGAGTATTATTGATTATTCAAAAACACGGGCGTCGTATCAAGGACATTTTGCAGAGAAAGACGAATGGTTCGCTGCATCAGGTGTAGAAAAGCTCAGGAAGCTATTGCAGAAACGAGGGCGTGAAGTCGATTTTTACACATATAAAGGAACAAAACATTGGTTTTTTGAACTTAATCGCAAAGATCGATTTAACCGCAAAGAAGCCGAACTTGCCTGGAAGCGGACATTGTTGTTTTTACGAAACCACAAATAA